One genomic region from Granulicatella adiacens ATCC 49175 encodes:
- a CDS encoding MGMT family protein has protein sequence MVKKMDNRFVYEVLEVVGEIPRGKVATYGQIASLVGRPKNARLVGKILSQVELFGDYPCHRVVNASGRLVPGWLEQKELLETEGILFKSPTNISLREYQWNPEVD, from the coding sequence ATGGTGAAGAAAATGGATAACCGATTTGTTTACGAAGTTTTAGAAGTGGTAGGTGAAATTCCTAGAGGGAAAGTGGCTACCTATGGACAAATTGCTAGTCTTGTAGGACGACCGAAAAACGCAAGACTCGTTGGGAAAATTTTAAGTCAGGTGGAACTCTTTGGGGACTATCCTTGCCACCGAGTCGTTAATGCGAGTGGAAGACTTGTACCTGGATGGCTGGAGCAAAAGGAGTTATTAGAAACAGAAGGAATCCTCTTTAAAAGCCCAACAAATATATCGCTAAGAGAATATCAATGGAATCCTGAAGTGGATTAG
- a CDS encoding sensor histidine kinase: protein MFRQLQKSFVKSAMLSFTIVLFVVLVIGNGINYRQTIEQVDRVATMLVENNGTFPDAPSNEEPKEHPSHGKPIGHEFRKDDQLSTRYAVVKVENNEVTSVDQSHLISVEESSLKESALRLVESKSLSGWEGSLRYKLSGEESSFMVVFVDANREVQQVWRLLMVTGGVFIACLIVVYILVRVVSKKAIRPFVENVERQQQFIANASHEIKTPLAVLSANTDVLAMMGIQEKFVDSNRRQIKRLNALVEQMLLLSRYDEGEASTTKEKVDLVDITKNIVEEIQAVLDEKGLQVKYTGNNSSMMTTNKEAVTELIRILLDNAIKYTVGSSTITVDAKEHQISFENNTEPITKEQVSQLFDRFYRVDSSRNRATGGSGLGLAIAKKIAETNQVRLSAELISDHQIRFVIDGEENG, encoded by the coding sequence ATGTTTCGACAACTACAAAAAAGTTTTGTGAAGAGTGCCATGTTATCTTTTACAATCGTACTCTTTGTAGTCTTAGTGATTGGGAATGGGATAAACTACCGACAAACAATCGAACAAGTAGATCGTGTGGCAACGATGTTAGTTGAAAATAATGGAACGTTCCCAGATGCTCCATCCAATGAGGAGCCAAAAGAACACCCTTCACATGGGAAGCCAATTGGTCATGAATTTAGAAAAGATGACCAATTATCCACGCGCTATGCGGTTGTTAAAGTTGAAAATAATGAAGTGACTTCTGTAGATCAATCGCATTTAATCTCTGTAGAAGAATCAAGTTTAAAAGAGTCAGCTCTGCGATTGGTAGAGTCCAAATCCTTGAGTGGATGGGAAGGAAGTTTGCGTTACAAGCTTTCGGGTGAAGAATCATCTTTTATGGTCGTTTTTGTAGATGCGAACCGTGAAGTCCAACAAGTATGGCGCTTGTTAATGGTCACAGGGGGAGTTTTTATCGCCTGTTTGATTGTTGTTTATATTCTTGTCCGTGTCGTTTCTAAGAAAGCAATTCGACCATTTGTTGAGAATGTTGAACGCCAGCAACAATTTATTGCTAATGCGAGTCATGAGATTAAAACACCGCTGGCAGTCTTGTCAGCCAATACAGACGTTTTAGCGATGATGGGAATTCAGGAGAAATTTGTTGATAGCAATAGAAGGCAAATTAAACGATTGAATGCCCTAGTCGAGCAAATGTTACTTCTTTCTAGATACGATGAAGGAGAAGCAAGCACGACGAAAGAAAAAGTGGATTTAGTGGATATTACAAAGAATATCGTTGAAGAGATTCAAGCAGTATTAGATGAAAAAGGGCTTCAAGTCAAATATACCGGAAATAATTCCAGCATGATGACAACAAATAAGGAAGCTGTCACAGAGTTAATTCGGATTTTATTAGACAATGCCATCAAGTATACGGTAGGAAGTTCTACAATTACTGTTGATGCAAAAGAACATCAAATTTCGTTTGAAAACAATACTGAGCCAATTACAAAAGAACAAGTCAGTCAATTATTTGATCGATTTTACAGAGTAGACAGCTCAAGAAATCGTGCCACAGGTGGAAGTGGACTTGGACTTGCCATTGCAAAGAAGATTGCTGAAACCAATCAAGTCCGCTTGAGCGCCGAATTAATCAGCGACCATCAGATTCGCTTTGTCATTGATGGTGAAGAAAATGGATAA
- a CDS encoding response regulator transcription factor, which produces MRILVAEDEIDLAEALKMMLEMQKYSVEMVHDGEDALFYAESTPYDLILLDVMMPKKSGIEVVRELRSNGIHTPVLMLTAKSQLEDKVTGLEEGADDYLTKPFEGAELLARVKSLLRRPNVFVASVMTLGNVELNRDTFTMMTSKGQVLLNNKEFQLMEYFMMNSNQVLSTDLIMEKVWGLDSEAEINVVWVNISSLRKKLATIEADVTIKSARGLGYQLVVESAAN; this is translated from the coding sequence ATGAGAATTCTAGTAGCTGAAGATGAAATTGATTTAGCGGAAGCTCTGAAGATGATGCTCGAAATGCAAAAATATAGTGTAGAAATGGTCCATGATGGCGAAGACGCGCTTTTTTATGCGGAGTCTACGCCATATGATTTAATTTTATTAGATGTCATGATGCCTAAAAAGAGTGGAATCGAAGTGGTCAGAGAATTACGTTCCAATGGGATTCATACGCCCGTTTTGATGTTGACAGCAAAAAGTCAATTAGAGGATAAAGTGACTGGGCTTGAAGAAGGAGCGGATGATTATTTAACGAAACCTTTTGAAGGTGCTGAGTTACTAGCGCGCGTGAAATCTTTACTACGTCGTCCGAATGTATTTGTGGCATCTGTTATGACACTAGGGAATGTTGAATTAAACCGAGATACCTTCACGATGATGACCTCTAAAGGGCAAGTATTATTAAATAATAAAGAATTTCAATTGATGGAATATTTTATGATGAATAGTAATCAAGTGCTTTCTACGGATTTAATTATGGAGAAAGTTTGGGGGCTTGATTCTGAGGCCGAAATTAATGTCGTTTGGGTGAATATCTCATCGTTGCGAAAAAAATTAGCAACGATTGAGGCCGATGTAACGATTAAATCTGCTCGCGGACTGGGCTATCAATTAGTGGTTGAATCAGCAGCCAACTAA
- a CDS encoding MarR family winged helix-turn-helix transcriptional regulator, with product MVTECEKMNVSHEIWMMIMKIYNENLRTFSISLKELGLNPTHFEVLHVIFRRGTVDQKTIASTLNLTQGNITHCIHHLEKLELITIEKSWKTKHVSLTEKGKQQLDQLIPAQHEMMEHTLRGLNCTQKQQLRDLLISFENTCKSSV from the coding sequence ATGGTAACAGAATGTGAAAAAATGAATGTCTCTCATGAGATATGGATGATGATTATGAAAATATACAATGAGAATCTACGGACGTTTTCAATCTCATTAAAAGAATTAGGATTGAATCCAACACATTTTGAAGTTTTACATGTGATTTTTAGACGAGGAACAGTGGACCAAAAGACAATTGCCTCCACGTTGAACTTAACACAGGGGAATATCACCCACTGTATTCACCATTTAGAAAAATTAGAATTGATCACTATTGAGAAAAGTTGGAAAACAAAACATGTTTCACTGACAGAAAAAGGAAAACAGCAGCTAGATCAATTAATTCCTGCTCAGCATGAAATGATGGAACATACATTAAGAGGATTAAATTGCACTCAAAAACAACAATTGCGTGATTTGCTAATTTCATTTGAAAATACGTGTAAATCCTCAGTTTAA
- the thiT gene encoding energy-coupled thiamine transporter ThiT — MKRNVLIWVEVAIIAALAMVLSFVPKLAGWFSPSWGAIILVIFSLRRGLTPGLAAGLLWGLIHFPLGKVSFLSVEQVLIEYIIAFTVMGLAGLVYGPFQKALKNDKFSSAIVWSGIAALLGVGVRYFVHYIAGVLFWGQYAPEGTSPWVYSLSVNGTAGAGTFLVVMVACILLIRQKKIWIAK; from the coding sequence ATGAAGAGAAATGTTTTAATTTGGGTAGAGGTCGCAATTATCGCTGCACTCGCAATGGTACTATCATTTGTACCAAAACTAGCAGGGTGGTTTTCACCTTCATGGGGAGCAATTATTCTTGTTATTTTTTCACTCCGTAGAGGATTGACACCTGGTTTGGCTGCTGGACTTTTATGGGGATTGATTCACTTCCCTCTAGGAAAAGTATCATTCCTATCTGTAGAACAAGTTTTGATTGAATATATCATTGCGTTTACAGTTATGGGGCTTGCTGGTTTGGTATATGGACCTTTCCAAAAAGCATTGAAAAATGATAAATTTTCTTCTGCAATTGTATGGTCAGGAATCGCAGCATTATTAGGAGTAGGTGTGCGCTACTTCGTTCATTATATCGCTGGAGTGTTATTCTGGGGGCAATATGCTCCAGAAGGAACAAGTCCATGGGTATACTCATTATCTGTTAACGGGACAGCAGGGGCTGGAACATTTTTAGTTGTTATGGTTGCATGCATCTTGTTGATTCGTCAAAAAAAAATATGGATAGCAAAATAG
- a CDS encoding fructose-specific PTS transporter subunit EIIC: MKLSDLFIKEAMDLHLTTSTKKETLQHLAGNFASLGKVSDVDAYVAALEAREAQSTTGVGDEIAIPHAQHESITQAAIVFGRSEQGIEWESFDGQPAKLIFMIAAPAGGGGEHLQALAKLSSVLMNPEAKAALLQAGDSDEVVEVFKKFEEPQEEAVEEVAEEASPSNDDVYILAVTACPTGIAHTFMAEEKLKQAGKTAGYKIKVETNGQSGIGNRLTKEDIQRATAIIVAADKQVEMARFDGKPVIITKVADGINKADELVARAAKVDAPIYHASEDANATEESVEGESLGRQFYKHLMNGVSHMLPFVVAGGILIAVSFFWGITSFDVKDTANYNPIAEAIFRMGKLAFAMMLPMLAGFIGQSIADRPGLVVGFMGGVFANPALFTDFATGGVFAEGYVSSGFLGALIAGFLAGGIISFLKFAFSWLPKSLEGLKPIFLFPVFGVLIMGALMLFVINGPMGAVMNGLTNFLANVPRELGMVLGFLVGAMMAIDMGGPINKAAYVTGTALVTSAGAAGSDVMAAVMVGGMVPPLAIAIAATLNKNLFTEAERNSAYVNYVMGAAFITEGAIPFAAAHPLQVIPSLAFASGVSGALSMAFGIVSRVPHGGLFAAFVNGVSNPLAFVLIWLVGGIIGALLLNITLSKKAR, translated from the coding sequence ATGAAATTATCAGATTTGTTTATTAAAGAAGCCATGGATTTACATCTAACGACTTCAACTAAAAAAGAAACGTTACAGCATTTAGCAGGGAATTTTGCAAGCCTTGGTAAAGTAAGTGATGTGGATGCTTACGTGGCAGCTCTAGAAGCTCGTGAAGCGCAATCTACCACTGGTGTAGGTGACGAAATTGCCATTCCTCACGCACAACACGAATCCATTACGCAAGCTGCGATTGTTTTTGGACGTAGCGAACAAGGAATTGAATGGGAATCGTTTGACGGCCAACCTGCAAAATTAATCTTCATGATTGCGGCTCCAGCAGGGGGCGGAGGCGAGCACCTGCAAGCCTTAGCAAAACTATCATCAGTATTAATGAATCCTGAAGCAAAAGCAGCCTTACTTCAAGCAGGGGATTCTGATGAAGTGGTTGAAGTCTTTAAAAAATTTGAAGAACCACAAGAAGAAGCCGTTGAAGAAGTAGCAGAAGAAGCATCGCCATCAAACGACGATGTGTACATTTTAGCGGTCACAGCGTGCCCAACAGGAATTGCGCATACTTTTATGGCTGAAGAAAAATTAAAACAAGCCGGAAAAACGGCTGGGTACAAAATTAAAGTAGAAACAAACGGACAATCAGGAATCGGCAACCGTTTAACAAAAGAGGATATCCAGCGTGCAACAGCTATCATCGTTGCGGCGGACAAACAAGTGGAAATGGCTCGTTTCGACGGCAAGCCCGTCATCATCACAAAAGTAGCGGATGGAATCAACAAAGCGGACGAATTAGTAGCTCGTGCAGCTAAAGTGGATGCGCCAATTTACCACGCTAGTGAAGATGCGAATGCCACAGAAGAAAGCGTAGAAGGCGAGTCTCTTGGCCGTCAATTCTACAAACACTTAATGAATGGTGTGTCACACATGTTACCATTCGTTGTTGCTGGTGGGATTTTAATCGCTGTTTCATTCTTCTGGGGAATTACTTCCTTCGATGTGAAGGATACAGCAAATTATAACCCTATTGCTGAAGCAATCTTCCGTATGGGTAAATTAGCCTTTGCGATGATGCTTCCAATGTTAGCAGGTTTTATCGGACAATCGATTGCGGATCGTCCCGGTTTAGTGGTCGGTTTCATGGGTGGAGTTTTTGCTAACCCAGCGTTATTTACAGATTTTGCAACTGGCGGAGTTTTCGCTGAAGGATATGTTTCTTCTGGGTTCCTAGGAGCACTTATTGCAGGGTTCTTAGCTGGCGGAATTATTTCGTTCCTCAAATTTGCTTTCTCATGGTTACCAAAATCATTAGAAGGATTAAAACCAATTTTCTTATTCCCTGTATTCGGGGTTCTTATCATGGGTGCTTTAATGTTATTCGTGATCAATGGACCAATGGGTGCAGTGATGAATGGCTTAACAAACTTCTTAGCAAACGTTCCGAGAGAACTTGGCATGGTATTAGGATTTTTAGTGGGAGCTATGATGGCTATTGATATGGGTGGCCCAATCAATAAAGCAGCTTATGTAACAGGAACAGCCTTAGTGACAAGCGCTGGTGCAGCAGGTTCGGACGTGATGGCTGCAGTAATGGTTGGTGGAATGGTTCCTCCTTTAGCGATTGCAATTGCTGCAACACTTAATAAAAACTTATTTACAGAAGCAGAAAGAAACAGTGCATATGTAAACTATGTAATGGGTGCTGCATTCATTACTGAAGGTGCAATTCCGTTTGCAGCGGCACATCCTTTACAAGTCATTCCTTCATTGGCATTTGCTTCAGGTGTATCTGGTGCATTATCAATGGCGTTTGGTATTGTTAGCCGTGTTCCTCATGGTGGGTTATTCGCTGCGTTTGTAAATGGTGTTTCAAACCCATTAGCATTCGTTTTAATTTGGCTTGTTGGTGGAATTATCGGTGCACTATTGTTAAATATCACCTTATCTAAAAAAGCAAGATAA
- the pfkB gene encoding 1-phosphofructokinase: protein MIYTITFNPAIDLVVKVPNCELGTLNRSIEENYVAGGKGINMSVILKRLGFDNTATGFLAGFSGNFIKEALQSEGIGTDFIQIDGVTRINLKLKSNEETEINANGPVVTKDDFGRLVTYFEDRLQEGDVVFLAGNAGNGMDHSAYTTIAKLCDEKGVKLVLDTTKDLLTKCLPYHPFIIKPNHHELGEIFGVTIETEEQIVDYAKQLQQMGARNVLISRGGDGAMLITETGEVYTSNVPKGTLVNSVGAGDSMLSGFMAKFIETGDYAASLRQGAATGSATAFSVGIAEKAFIEELLPQVVVTKQ from the coding sequence ATGATTTACACGATTACGTTTAATCCAGCAATTGACCTTGTTGTAAAAGTTCCTAACTGTGAACTAGGGACTTTGAACCGATCTATAGAAGAAAATTACGTTGCAGGCGGTAAAGGAATTAATATGTCGGTAATCCTAAAACGATTAGGGTTTGATAATACAGCCACTGGGTTTTTAGCAGGTTTTTCAGGGAACTTCATCAAAGAAGCTCTCCAATCCGAAGGTATCGGGACAGACTTTATTCAAATCGATGGAGTCACTCGAATTAATCTAAAGTTGAAGAGTAATGAAGAAACGGAAATTAATGCAAATGGACCGGTTGTAACCAAGGACGATTTTGGACGTCTAGTGACCTATTTTGAAGACCGACTTCAAGAAGGGGATGTTGTATTTTTAGCAGGGAATGCAGGAAATGGAATGGACCATTCGGCTTATACGACCATTGCTAAATTATGTGACGAAAAAGGGGTCAAACTAGTCCTCGATACAACAAAGGATTTACTGACCAAATGTCTTCCATACCATCCGTTTATCATTAAACCAAATCATCATGAATTAGGTGAGATTTTCGGGGTAACGATTGAGACAGAAGAACAAATTGTAGATTATGCAAAACAATTACAGCAAATGGGGGCTAGAAATGTACTGATTTCTCGCGGTGGTGATGGCGCAATGCTTATCACAGAAACTGGAGAAGTGTACACATCGAATGTTCCGAAAGGGACACTTGTGAACTCTGTAGGCGCAGGGGACTCAATGCTTTCTGGTTTCATGGCAAAATTTATCGAAACAGGCGATTATGCAGCAAGCTTGAGGCAAGGAGCTGCGACTGGAAGTGCGACAGCCTTTTCTGTAGGAATTGCTGAAAAAGCATTTATTGAAGAGCTATTACCACAAGTTGTGGTTACGAAACAGTAA
- a CDS encoding DeoR/GlpR family DNA-binding transcription regulator produces MLTEKRRRIILDLLDKEDTVHLKDLMEALQASESTIRRDLSLLEEEGTLIRIHGGAKRVYSKEFEPTTKEKERSNRREKECIGRYAASLVTKGETIYMDAGTTTLRMIPHLEGKDVTVITNGVQQAHLLADYGIKTVLLGGQVKVETSAVIGTLAQNQLREYFFKKAFLGMNGVDLSYGYTTPDEEEAQIKKIAISKSNHAYVLADSSKFAKVSLCKVADFHQVTMVTNTTKEQADLRYRMAGSIRLVEMDA; encoded by the coding sequence ATGCTTACTGAAAAGAGAAGAAGAATTATTTTAGATTTATTAGACAAGGAAGATACAGTTCACCTAAAGGATTTAATGGAGGCTCTCCAGGCTTCTGAATCCACTATTCGACGCGATCTTTCTTTATTAGAAGAAGAAGGAACCCTGATTCGTATCCATGGTGGTGCTAAAAGAGTGTATTCGAAAGAGTTTGAACCGACCACCAAAGAAAAAGAACGTTCAAATCGAAGAGAAAAAGAATGTATTGGTCGCTATGCAGCCTCTTTAGTAACGAAGGGCGAAACGATTTATATGGATGCAGGGACAACGACTTTAAGAATGATTCCGCATTTAGAAGGAAAAGATGTCACGGTGATTACAAATGGGGTACAGCAGGCCCATCTTCTTGCAGACTATGGAATCAAAACGGTGTTATTAGGCGGTCAAGTAAAGGTAGAAACGAGTGCAGTTATTGGAACTCTTGCTCAAAACCAACTCAGAGAATATTTCTTTAAAAAAGCGTTTCTCGGGATGAATGGAGTCGATCTCAGTTATGGGTATACAACGCCGGATGAGGAAGAAGCTCAAATTAAAAAAATTGCCATTAGTAAGAGTAATCATGCTTATGTTTTGGCGGATTCTAGTAAATTTGCTAAAGTAAGTTTATGTAAGGTTGCTGATTTTCATCAAGTAACCATGGTAACAAACACGACGAAAGAGCAAGCGGACTTACGTTACCGTATGGCTGGTAGCATTCGTCTTGTTGAAATGGACGCATAA
- a CDS encoding uracil-xanthine permease family protein, with amino-acid sequence MELQTSKVDLLLDVDQKPELVPGLFLSLQHVFAMFGATVLVPLILGMPVSVALFASGLGTLIYMVATQFKVPVYLGSSFAFITAMQFAMAQMGGSPDAAQTGVVLVGLLYVVVAIFVKLLGTGWINRLLPPIVIGPMIIVIGLGLANSAVKNAGFVVDGDWKPMFVAVVTFLITAFINTKAKGFLKIIPFLFGIIGGYIVAICFGLVDFTKVIEAQWIALPELYLPFDTNGLFNQYHLYFGPETWALLPVAVVTIAEHIGDHTVLSQICGKQFLSDPGLHRTLIGDGVATAVSAFLGGPANTTYGENTGVVGLTRIASVSVIRNAAIIAILLSFFGKFTALVRTIPNAVLGGMAILLYGVIASNGLKVLIEKQVDFRQVRNLIIASSMLVLGLGSAVLQLGPVTLSGTALCAIAGILLNLILPHEKVEDNE; translated from the coding sequence ATGGAGTTACAAACTTCAAAAGTCGATCTGTTGTTGGATGTGGATCAAAAACCGGAGCTCGTGCCTGGACTGTTCTTGAGTTTGCAGCACGTGTTTGCGATGTTTGGAGCCACTGTTTTAGTGCCGTTAATATTGGGGATGCCAGTATCGGTTGCTTTATTTGCGTCAGGATTAGGAACACTAATCTATATGGTAGCGACACAATTTAAAGTACCTGTTTACTTGGGATCCTCTTTTGCTTTTATTACGGCCATGCAGTTTGCAATGGCGCAAATGGGCGGAAGTCCAGATGCAGCTCAGACAGGGGTAGTGTTAGTCGGACTATTGTATGTGGTAGTGGCAATTTTCGTGAAGTTATTAGGAACGGGATGGATTAACCGATTATTACCACCGATTGTCATTGGACCGATGATTATCGTAATTGGTCTAGGTCTTGCAAACAGTGCGGTTAAAAATGCGGGCTTTGTTGTGGATGGAGACTGGAAACCAATGTTCGTGGCGGTGGTGACCTTCCTTATTACAGCATTTATTAATACGAAAGCAAAAGGTTTCTTGAAAATAATCCCATTCTTATTTGGGATTATTGGTGGATATATCGTAGCCATCTGCTTTGGTCTAGTAGATTTCACAAAAGTAATAGAAGCTCAATGGATTGCTTTGCCAGAGTTATACTTGCCGTTCGATACAAATGGGCTTTTCAATCAGTATCATTTATACTTCGGTCCGGAAACATGGGCGCTTCTACCAGTAGCTGTTGTGACGATTGCAGAACACATTGGAGACCATACCGTACTCAGTCAAATTTGCGGGAAGCAATTCTTGAGTGATCCAGGTTTACACCGTACCTTAATCGGAGATGGCGTAGCAACCGCCGTATCTGCCTTTCTAGGAGGACCAGCGAATACGACTTATGGTGAAAATACTGGGGTTGTGGGTTTAACACGTATTGCTTCTGTATCAGTCATTCGTAATGCAGCGATTATTGCAATTCTCCTCAGTTTCTTTGGTAAATTCACGGCTTTAGTTCGTACGATTCCAAATGCGGTACTTGGAGGAATGGCGATTCTCTTATACGGGGTTATTGCTTCCAATGGGTTGAAAGTGTTAATTGAAAAACAAGTAGACTTCCGTCAAGTACGTAACTTAATTATTGCAAGTTCTATGTTAGTACTAGGATTGGGTTCTGCGGTATTACAATTAGGACCAGTAACGTTATCAGGTACAGCTCTTTGTGCCATTGCAGGAATTCTGCTCAATCTCATTTTACCTCACGAAAAAGTAGAAGATAACGAATAA
- the cysK gene encoding cysteine synthase A gives MVKSVETITELIGNTPLVKLNRLVSDDSADVYVKVESFNAGGSVKDRIALNIIETAEKDGSLKPGDTIIEATSGNTGVGLSLIGAAKGYKVITIMPESMSIERRQLMKAYGTEVLLTPAADGFGAAVAKAEELAAQPGYFWARQFDNEANPAIHYQTTGQEIIKAFDGKTPDAYISGIGTGGTITGVGRALKEVNKDVEIIGVEPEEAPFISKGQKGKHRIQGISAGFKPSIIDRDVIDGFELVTSDDAIETAKNLAAKEGILAGISSGAAVTAALRVAKRLGKGKSVVVLLPDTGERYLSTGIFGEA, from the coding sequence ATGGTCAAATCAGTAGAAACTATCACAGAATTAATCGGGAACACTCCCCTTGTGAAACTAAACCGTTTAGTTTCAGACGATTCTGCAGATGTATATGTAAAAGTCGAGTCGTTTAACGCCGGTGGATCTGTCAAAGATCGTATCGCTTTAAACATCATCGAAACAGCTGAGAAAGATGGCTCGCTAAAACCTGGCGACACAATCATCGAAGCAACAAGTGGAAATACAGGGGTAGGACTTTCACTTATCGGCGCTGCTAAAGGATATAAGGTCATTACAATCATGCCTGAATCCATGTCTATCGAACGCCGTCAATTAATGAAAGCATACGGTACAGAAGTATTATTAACGCCTGCTGCGGATGGATTTGGCGCTGCCGTTGCCAAAGCAGAAGAATTAGCTGCACAACCTGGCTACTTCTGGGCACGTCAATTTGACAACGAAGCAAACCCAGCTATCCACTATCAAACAACTGGACAAGAAATTATTAAAGCCTTCGACGGAAAAACTCCAGATGCTTATATCAGCGGTATCGGTACTGGGGGTACGATTACAGGTGTTGGCCGTGCGTTAAAAGAAGTCAATAAAGACGTTGAAATCATCGGGGTTGAACCTGAAGAAGCGCCATTTATTTCTAAAGGTCAAAAAGGAAAACACCGCATCCAAGGAATTTCTGCTGGTTTTAAACCAAGCATTATCGACCGTGATGTGATCGACGGTTTTGAACTTGTAACAAGTGACGATGCGATTGAAACAGCGAAAAACTTAGCTGCTAAAGAAGGTATCCTTGCTGGTATTTCTTCTGGAGCTGCTGTAACTGCCGCTTTACGCGTGGCAAAACGCTTAGGAAAAGGCAAATCTGTTGTCGTTCTATTACCAGATACAGGCGAACGTTACCTTTCAACAGGCATTTTCGGTGAAGCGTAA
- a CDS encoding 2-keto-3-deoxygluconate permease, translating to MKKIKIPGDTIIIPMFIGCVINTFFPQVLQIGGFTTPIVKGAGPLVGAFLFIIGGTISLKNTPKAVGRGAAIILAKIAVSVVLGLLVAKVFNDNFLGLSAVAVIGAISVANNAMYAGIVDVYGDEIDAGAVGITTLSVGPMVTMAVLSSAGLANISIWNLVGTVLPLVLGIALGNAFPYMKKVLSNGITAIIIVVGFCLGANMSFGQILEGGLPGILLGVITTLVGGIASIAADRLTGGNGVAGAAISSTAASAIATPAALSAVDATFKGIEATATTQITASVIVTAILTPILTAYIAKKFGNKKEAEVQEA from the coding sequence ATGAAAAAGATTAAAATTCCTGGGGATACAATCATTATTCCAATGTTTATTGGATGTGTGATAAATACGTTTTTCCCTCAAGTATTACAAATTGGTGGATTTACCACTCCAATCGTGAAAGGTGCTGGACCACTTGTTGGGGCATTCCTCTTCATTATCGGGGGGACCATTTCTCTTAAAAACACACCAAAAGCCGTTGGACGTGGGGCAGCGATTATTTTAGCGAAAATTGCGGTATCTGTAGTCTTAGGGTTGTTGGTCGCGAAAGTATTCAATGACAACTTCCTCGGACTTAGCGCTGTTGCCGTTATTGGTGCCATTTCTGTAGCTAATAATGCCATGTATGCGGGGATTGTAGATGTATACGGGGACGAAATCGATGCTGGAGCCGTTGGGATTACAACCTTGAGTGTTGGCCCAATGGTAACAATGGCCGTATTAAGTAGTGCCGGCCTTGCAAACATCTCGATTTGGAACTTAGTCGGAACGGTATTACCACTTGTGTTAGGGATTGCGTTAGGAAATGCCTTCCCTTACATGAAAAAAGTACTCTCAAATGGGATTACGGCTATCATTATCGTCGTTGGTTTCTGTTTAGGGGCAAATATGAGCTTTGGTCAAATCCTTGAAGGGGGTCTACCTGGTATTTTACTAGGGGTGATTACTACACTCGTTGGGGGTATTGCCTCCATCGCCGCAGACCGCTTAACAGGTGGGAACGGGGTTGCCGGTGCTGCCATCTCAAGTACAGCAGCCAGCGCTATTGCTACACCAGCTGCACTTTCAGCAGTGGATGCAACGTTCAAAGGAATTGAAGCAACCGCAACGACTCAAATTACCGCTTCAGTAATCGTAACAGCGATTTTAACTCCAATCTTAACAGCGTATATCGCTAAAAAATTCGGAAACAAAAAAGAAGCTGAAGTACAAGAAGCTTAA